A window of the Pseudoalteromonas sp. A25 genome harbors these coding sequences:
- the metJ gene encoding met regulon transcriptional regulator MetJ, with protein MAKWNGEYIHPYAEHGKKSEQVKKITVSIPLNVLKVLTDERTRRQVNNLRHATNSELLCEAFLHAFTGQPLPSDEDLRKDNPEKVPEEVRKIMEDMGLEVPVINEE; from the coding sequence ATGGCTAAATGGAATGGTGAATATATTCACCCTTACGCTGAGCACGGTAAGAAATCTGAACAAGTAAAAAAAATTACCGTCTCTATCCCGTTAAATGTACTTAAGGTTTTAACTGACGAACGCACGCGTCGCCAAGTTAATAACTTACGTCATGCAACCAATAGTGAGCTATTATGTGAAGCCTTTTTGCATGCATTTACAGGTCAACCATTACCCAGTGATGAAGACTTACGTAAGGATAATCCTGAAAAGGTACCTGAGGAAGTGCGTAAGATAATGGAAGATATGGGACTAGAAGTGCCAGTGATCAACGAAGAGTAA
- a CDS encoding sulfite exporter TauE/SafE family protein, whose translation MRYRSNLFWLTLLFGAGVWLIAFLLLWDMTALLSSWKTSLTMLFGSFVAGSTPLGGGAVAFPVFTKVLQVSADEARVFSLFIQSVGMAFAALYFISRRVFIDWTSIARGMRYAFVGQLCAVTFSVTDGILLKYSFSCFLLLVATLLIHDKKTLVLDLSKRKQHLIFSLLTFSGGMITGYLGSGADTVLFFYFVLLFGIHARKMIPTTVTFMALNAQLGAVLFFILGKQPSEFVINSWFFAAPVVALGAPLGGYLLTRLKASYILSFVILVILVESVSTLLLLPLHPVKIILLSCLLIYVAAALSLKIKTVLINKRNL comes from the coding sequence ATGCGCTACCGCAGCAATCTTTTTTGGCTGACTTTGCTCTTTGGCGCTGGTGTCTGGTTAATTGCATTTTTATTGTTGTGGGATATGACAGCGTTGTTATCTAGCTGGAAAACCAGCCTGACTATGCTTTTTGGCTCTTTTGTCGCAGGCTCTACACCGTTAGGTGGTGGAGCTGTCGCGTTCCCAGTATTCACCAAGGTATTGCAAGTAAGCGCTGATGAGGCGCGCGTTTTTTCTCTTTTTATACAATCGGTCGGAATGGCTTTTGCCGCTCTCTACTTTATTAGTAGGCGGGTTTTTATCGACTGGACTTCGATTGCTCGAGGTATGCGCTATGCCTTTGTAGGTCAGTTATGCGCCGTGACCTTTTCAGTTACAGACGGAATATTACTGAAGTACTCATTTAGTTGCTTTTTGTTACTGGTTGCTACTTTACTCATACATGATAAAAAAACGCTTGTTCTTGACCTCAGTAAGAGAAAACAACACCTTATTTTTTCACTACTCACTTTTTCAGGTGGAATGATAACCGGTTACTTAGGCTCGGGGGCTGATACTGTATTATTCTTTTATTTTGTACTGCTGTTTGGGATCCATGCTAGGAAAATGATACCCACAACAGTGACATTCATGGCTTTGAATGCCCAGCTTGGTGCGGTTTTGTTTTTTATTCTAGGTAAACAGCCATCAGAATTTGTGATTAACAGTTGGTTTTTTGCTGCACCAGTTGTGGCTTTAGGAGCGCCATTAGGTGGCTATCTATTAACAAGGTTGAAAGCATCATATATCTTAAGTTTTGTGATTTTGGTGATTTTAGTAGAGTCGGTCAGCACGCTTCTATTATTACCTCTTCATCCTGTCAAAATCATTCTACTTAGTTGTTTATTAATCTATGTGGCCGCAGCTTTGTCATTAAAAATAAAAACGGTATTGATAAACAAACGTAACTTATAA
- the rpsQ gene encoding 30S ribosomal protein S17 — MSDKIRTLQGRVLSDKMDKSIVVAIERQVKHPIYGKFIKRTTKLHAHDESNTAKAGDTVTISECAPISKKKSWTLVEVVSRPKQA; from the coding sequence ATGAGCGATAAGATCCGTACTCTTCAAGGTCGTGTACTAAGCGACAAGATGGACAAATCTATCGTTGTTGCAATCGAGCGTCAGGTGAAGCACCCGATCTACGGTAAATTCATCAAGCGTACAACTAAGTTGCACGCACACGACGAAAGCAACACAGCTAAAGCAGGCGATACAGTTACTATCAGTGAATGTGCGCCGATTTCTAAAAAGAAATCATGGACTTTAGTTGAAGTAGTTTCACGTCCAAAGCAAGCTTAA
- the rpmC gene encoding 50S ribosomal protein L29: MKASELKDKSVEELNAELLELLREQFNLRMQVSTGQLAQTHELKKVRRNIARVKTVINQKAGA; encoded by the coding sequence ATGAAAGCTAGCGAACTTAAAGACAAAAGCGTAGAAGAGCTAAATGCTGAACTTCTAGAGCTACTACGTGAGCAGTTCAACCTGCGCATGCAAGTGAGCACTGGTCAGCTAGCTCAAACTCACGAGCTGAAAAAAGTACGCCGCAATATTGCGCGTGTTAAAACGGTTATCAACCAGAAGGCAGGTGCATAA
- the rplP gene encoding 50S ribosomal protein L16, with product MLQPKRTKFRKVHKGRNRGLANSGNKVSFGSFGLKATGRGRMTARQIEAARRAMTRHIKRQGKIWIRVFPDKPITEKPLEVRMGKGKGSVEYWVAEIQPGKVLYEMEGVSEELAREAFNLAARKLPFKTTFVTRTVM from the coding sequence ATGTTACAGCCAAAACGTACAAAATTCCGTAAAGTGCATAAAGGCCGCAACCGTGGTCTTGCAAACAGCGGTAACAAAGTAAGCTTCGGTTCTTTCGGCTTGAAAGCAACAGGTCGTGGTCGTATGACTGCTCGTCAAATCGAAGCAGCTCGTCGTGCTATGACACGTCACATCAAGCGTCAAGGTAAAATCTGGATCCGTGTATTCCCAGATAAGCCAATCACTGAAAAGCCGCTTGAAGTTCGTATGGGTAAAGGTAAAGGCTCTGTTGAGTACTGGGTTGCTGAAATCCAGCCAGGCAAAGTACTTTACGAGATGGAAGGTGTTTCTGAAGAGCTTGCTCGTGAAGCATTCAACCTAGCTGCTCGTAAATTACCTTTCAAAACAACATTTGTAACTCGGACGGTAATGTGA
- the rpsC gene encoding 30S ribosomal protein S3, which produces MGQKVHPTGIRLGISKPWVSTWYANTKDFSAQLFGDHKVRQYLTKELKAASVSKIVIERPAKSIRVTIHTARPGVVIGKKGEDVEKLRQAVTKIAGVPAQINISEVRKPELDAQLVADGIASQLERRVMFRRAMKRSVQNAMRIGAKGIKVEVSGRLGGAEIARSEWYREGRVPLHTLRADIDYATSEALTTYGIIGVKVWIFKGEVIGGLPLVQEQEKPAKRAPKKAKKSAK; this is translated from the coding sequence ATGGGACAAAAAGTTCATCCTACTGGTATTCGCCTAGGTATCTCTAAACCTTGGGTTTCTACCTGGTACGCGAATACAAAAGATTTCTCTGCACAGCTTTTTGGCGATCACAAAGTGCGTCAATACCTTACTAAGGAATTGAAAGCAGCTTCTGTGTCTAAAATCGTTATCGAGCGTCCAGCTAAATCAATCCGTGTAACAATTCACACAGCTCGTCCTGGTGTTGTTATCGGTAAAAAAGGCGAAGACGTAGAAAAGCTTCGTCAAGCTGTAACAAAGATTGCGGGTGTACCTGCTCAGATCAACATTTCTGAAGTACGTAAACCAGAGCTAGATGCACAATTAGTTGCAGATGGCATCGCATCTCAGCTTGAGCGTCGTGTTATGTTCCGTCGCGCTATGAAGCGTTCGGTACAAAATGCAATGCGCATTGGTGCTAAAGGTATCAAAGTTGAAGTAAGCGGTCGTTTAGGCGGCGCTGAAATCGCACGTTCTGAGTGGTATCGTGAAGGTCGTGTACCTCTACATACTCTACGTGCTGATATCGATTATGCAACTTCTGAAGCGTTAACCACTTACGGTATCATCGGTGTTAAAGTTTGGATCTTCAAAGGCGAAGTAATTGGTGGTTTACCACTAGTTCAAGAGCAAGAGAAGCCAGCTAAACGTGCGCCGAAGAAAGCCAAAAAAAGTGCTAAGTAA